CGCTCTCAACTTATAAGCTCGATGGATTTGCGCGCTGTTAGTGTTCAATTCCTGATAAATAGTGCTGCTTTCCACTGTTCTATGCCAGCCGCAAATAGAATAGCAGTGCAAATGATTAGTAGCAATGCCTCAAGCGCAgaaagtttacaaaaatgctCCACGTGCCGAGAGCCGTTTGAACAACCTTATCAATGGCAACCGCTATCGGTTTCCATAGACGTGGTTTGgctatcgttttttttttattttctctctaGGAATTagatattttgtttcaatttttgtgATCGTGATCTAACCACAACAGTATTCAGTTCGATCAACGACACGATGTACGATGTTCTAACTTTCCTTTACCTATCTCCGCACTGAAAACAAGGCACTGAACCGGTGTGATTCGATGGGATCCTTAGGACACCGTACGCTCCTACAGTACCTGGAAACAGATGATCTGGCTGGAATGAAAACATTCCTAGGGACCCGCCAACTGCAGGTCGACGATCGAGATGAGGTAAGGCCAACAGAGTGAAATGTTGCATACGAGCGCCGTTACTGATTACTTCCCCGTTTGTCGGTTCCAGAACAACACgacggtgctgatgctggcgTGCGGACGTGGTGCCTCCCACTTCGCAAAGGAACTGCTAGCCCGCGGCGCGGATGTACAGGCGCAGGATCTGGACAACTGGTCCGCCCTACACTTTGCGGCGAAGGCCGGTCATGTCGATATtgtggagctgctgctggagaatgGGGCAGAACTGGAGCAGCGTGATATGGGCGGCTGGACCGCTCTGATGTGGAGCTCGTACAAGGGCCATACCAGCGTGGTGGCACTTTTGCTGCAGCGCGGAGCCGATGTGCAGGCACACGGCAACTACCACCTGAACCCCCTGCTCTGGGCATCCGGTCGCGGTCACACCGAGATCGTGCGGCTGCTCGTGAACACCGGCGGAGCTAAGGTGAACGTAGGTGACAAGGTAGGTTGTGGCGTCATCGCAATAGTATCCCAACGGAGGAGGCAGTTTACGGGAGCTCTCAATAATTTTTCAAGTGCAAGAGACATTGACATTGATCGGAATCCCGAATTTCCTTAcccgttttactttttattcaTCTTCAAAGTACAGTGAAATAATTGCTTTTTCTCACTACTCGCCCAGTATGGAACAACGCCCTTGGTGTGGGCCTGCCGGAAGGGTAAGGCGGAGATCGTGGACATACTACTGAAGGCGGGCGCCAACGTCGACACGGCGGGAATGTACTCCTGGACACCGCTGCTAGTCTCGGTCAGTGGAGGTTTTCAGGAGTGTGTCACCCTTCTGCTGGAACGCAAACCGAACGCGAACGCCCTGGATAAGGACGGTATGACTGCGCTATCGATCGCGTGTCGCGAAGGACAGACCGAGATAGCGTCGGCACTGATCGGTGCCGGAGCGTACCTGAACGTGCAGGATCGGGCAGGTGACACACCGCTGATCAACGCCGTcaagggtggccaccggagcgtgGTGGAGATACTGATGAAGCGTCACGTGGACGTGGAAATACAGGGAAAAGACAAAAAGACTGCACTGTACACGGCCGTCGAGAAGGGCCACACGGCGATCGTGAAGCTTATACTCCAGTCGAACCCGGACCTGGAGCTTTCTACCAAAGATGGCGATACGCCGCTCCTACGAGCGGTTCGCAACCGTAACCTCGAGATCGTGCAGATGCTGCTGGAGCGGAAGGCGAAAGTAGGGGCGACCGACAAGCGAGGCGATACCTGCCTACACGTGGCGATGCGCGCCCGTTCGAAGGCGATCGTCGAGGCGCTGCTCAGCAACCCGAAGTACGGTCAGCTGCTGTATCGGTCGAACAAGGAGGGCGAAACGCCGTACGCGATCGATGCAACACACCAGAAGACCATCCTTGGGCAGGTGTTTGGCAATCGGCGCCTTAACGCCAACGAGGACTCCGAGGGGATGCTCGGGTACGGGTTGTACTCGTCGGCGCTGGCCGATGTGCTGAGCGAACCGACGCTAACCACCCCGATCACGGTCGGGCTGTACGCGAAGTGGGGCAGCGGGAAAAGCTTTCTGCTGGCGAAGCTGCGCGAGGAGATGAAAACGTTCGCCCACTCGTGGTCCGAGCCGCCGATCAACGCGTCCTGGCTGTTTTTTCTCATCTGCCTACATCTGGCCATTGTGATTGGGACCGTGGTGGGGCTCGCTACGTGGAGCTACATTTGGGGTTTGTCGACGGCCgtcacactgctgctgctcatctACTTCCTCGACATTCTGTTTAAGTTCCTCGATCGCCGCTACGATCTTGAGTGGCTGTACGCGGTGAACCACGGCATGTCGCGGAAGCTGGGCCGATTGCGGTTGATTCTGCAGGTGGCGTTCTGCCATCCGCCTGGCCCTCAGAACGATCAGCAACCGATGCCGGTGCGGTTTCATTTTGCCGAAGCGAGTGGTGCGGCCCCCAACGGCGACGCCGCCATGGCCTTGATGTTGGCGTCCTTGTTCGATGCTATCGAAGCCCACTATGGCTCGCTGGCTACAGGGTTATATCGTGCCTTTCGACCGCGTCCTTGTAAGTACACCGAAGATGCGGAGTTGTTGGTAATCATGCCACTCGTTTTCCGGTAGCCTTTAGCATGAAATAGTTAACAATCGTTGGACTGATTTTCACCCTTCCTGTCTTTTACGTGTTCGATGTTTCAGTGAAAGCAAACGGTGGCTGGAAGTGGCGTAAGATGTGCTGCATGCCCGTGGTGATCATGTTCGAGCTTGGCATACTGGGTATCCTGGCAACGGCATCGCTCTCCATCATCTACTCCGAACACGAACTCGAGGGCCGTGAGGAGATAGCGGTAACAATCTACGTGTTACTCGGTTTTCTTTTGGCTGGAGCCATCGCCAATTTGCACGCCTGGTCGAAGCTGATCGGTGCTCTCTTTATGTCGCAAGGAAAACACCTGAAACGGGCGTTCTCGAGCAACGAGGCTGCTCCCCTGACGGCCCTCGGGGCGGAAGTGAGCCTGATGGCCGACATGGTACGGTGCCTCGACGCGTTTACCAGCCAGCAGAGCCGTCTGGTCGGGGTAGTCGATGCGTTGGATTCGTGCGACACCGAGCGCACCCTCACGATCCTGAATGCCATTCAAACGCTACTGTCTGGACCGCAACGTCCCTTCgttttgctgctggcggttgATCCGCACGTCATCGCGAAGGCGGCCGAAGCGAACAGTAGACGCCTGTTCACCGAAGGTGGTATCGGTGGTCATGATTTTCTGCGTAATCTCGTCCATCTCCCGGTTTACCTGCAAAACTCGGGCCTGCGCAAAGTTCAGCGGGCACAGAATACGGCTCTAAACGCGTACCGTAGGGCAATGCCGGACATGGGCCGGGAAGACGATCAGCCCACCGGCAGCCATTTGGGCCACTCGGCTTCAGCACGCCGACTGTCGAACGCGTCGGAGATTATGTCTTCGCAGGAAAAACTACGCGCCATGCCAAGCTCTTCACGGGGTGGCAGCAAAAAGCTACGCGTTTCGGATTCGATCGCCagttcgatcggttcgaatCTGCACAAGCTCGGCCAAAACCCACCGATGGACCTGTCGAAGATCATTCTGACCGACGATTACTTCAGCGACGTGAACCCGCGCAGCATGCGAAGGCTAATGAATGTGATCTACATCACGGGTACGTTACTAACAAGTGCTTCGATTTGTGAATGATTGAATGAAGAATTCTTCTTTTCCATCCTTTTGTTCACTGGTGTGCGTGTAGTCCGCTTGTTGAAAGCCTTTCAGATTGAATTTAGCTGGTATCGATTAAGTTCGTGGATCAACCTTACGGAACAGTGGCCACTGCGTGCCAGTATGATCGTTCTCGAGCATGATCAAGCTGGCGACAGCATCGATGACACAGTTTCACTTCAAACAGTGTACGATAAGTAAGTTTGCAACGGTGATTGAATACGATGCGCGATGATCGTCTCATAATAATGCCGGTTTCTTTCCTCTCCAGAGTCCGTCCGAAGCTGACGTGCCTGCGAGAAGCCGTGGCATTGCTAGATCTTGATCGAGACGAGCGCAAGTTGGACGCCTTTTTGCAGCTACACAAATCGGATTTGCTGGTATCGGATCTGCGCATATTCTTGCCCTTCACGATTAACCTCGATCCCTACCTACGCAAGGTCCTCAAAGAGGATCAACAAGCGATGGAAGACGAGGGAATCATCATACCGATGAAAAGTGTGCTGCCACCTACGAAGCCGACCGGATTTACGCACGTCCCGCGGCACAACCAGGGAAGCATCCTGCATCCAACGCCGCACCACGCAAGCAATCTGGCGCATTGGCCAAACTTTTACAACCCACAACCGACGGCAATGGCACTGATGAATTACTACAACCAAAACCTGGCCAACCTGCTTAATCCGAGTTCCGGGTCACTGCTGAACGAAACACTGCCGGGTAGACTCATCGTGGAGCGCAACGAGCATGATCAGCATTCCATGGCCAGCGCAGGGGTTCCCGGTGCGCCTGGGAAAGCGAAGGGAGGCTCGCTACATCAGAAGTCATTGAATTCGATGactccgccaccgatcgacatCGACCTGTCGAACGTGCAGCTTTCCAGTCTGACGGTTGAACAACTGATCGACCTGCTAGGGCAAGTGAGCGATCTCAAGCCCGCAATGGAGCGTACCGGTCCTATTTTACGCGAAAACTCCATCTCCGGCCGTGTGCTGATGTACTGCAATCTGGATGAGCTTAAATCGGTCCTTCAGCTAAGCTTCGGGCACTGGGAAATGTTTAAGCTGCTCATAACGGCACTGCGGGAATCGAACAAAACTagccaaccgccgccgccacggaaGCTTTCAAAGACCACCAGCTTCGCCAAGGGTACGGGCGACTCGCTGGAGCTACAGGATCCGCATACCCAACCGACCACACCGTTCGGTTCCGCCTCGAGCAGCTTCCAGCCGATTCGACAAAAGTCGCAGAATCTGCTGGAGAAACAGGTAAGCGACCGCTTCGTGGCGCATCCTGGCCAACTTTCGCATTCACTCAAACAATTAACCGATAACTGAccgtgttttcgttttactgACTACATTTTTACAAACACCACTTCGCGTCGACCCACCAACACCACTCTTTGTTATCTACGCGCGCGTGCGCAATTTGCCAACgacaaataaacacaaacattcATGAAAACATATGCCAACAATGCACAAAACTAAAACTCCTTCCTACGGCCGGATGCTCGCAAACTCAAcaaatgaatttgaaaataCACGATGCACCAATGTCAAACAATGAAAATGATTCGGTTGTAAAAATTTCACTTGAAAAACCGACACCTAACATGCTTAATGTACACTGTGTTCAACCGATAAACACCTTTGCGTGCGCGTACGCGGAATAGCAGCCGGCAAAAGTGCATGATTACGAATATCTTCAGGTAACGTTCGCcaaaaaacctttcaaaaccACCGCCTGTGTCTAAAATTCTTTTGTTAACCAGTTCGGTGCTGTGTTATGTTGTGTTATTACCCTCCTAGTGTAGATCCCGTTTGGTTCGCGCGACCCGCGGTTTCGAATTCGATTCTGAGCAACGAAGTATTCTTTACTACCATCTACCGTTTGTGTGTCCCGGTGGTGTGTGGTCATGTGGTTTTTTGTTAACTTTGTCACTTaggtgttgtgtgttttcatTCTTCTTTTAATGCTTTTCCCTTCCATTTCAAATAATTCAGTGTGTAGGTAAATGGATCTGACATTTTGTAACTTAATACACATTTAAGCTACACATTTTTCTATTATATTGTCTGTCAATTAGGAAACCTGGTATGTGTATTTAAAACATGCTTAATTTCTATCGTTACATAGAAAACACCCAATACATTCTAAACGAAAACCCCGCATGAAACCTGCTATCAACCCGATAGGGTAATTGTGAGggtatatttttttaaatcacgcTTGATACAACGTTTTTCACACCTTTTTTCATAAACTTACTATGGTATGGACTGTTTTCTGGTTGACTCACTGTTTTCTTGTCACCATTTTATAGGCTTAACGAAACTTTCTGCATCTTCTGGTCTCATTTTGGTCTCTCACATGCGGTGAAGTCTATCTTTTCGATCCCTGTGCCTTGTATCCATTTATATCGATAATGTTTTTGAGCGCAATGTTTTTACCCTTCAATGATTTTTTAGTTCGATTCACCACTGAAACTCGTCCCCCCATCAAACGAAGGATTCGCTACACCTTCGCGGTGCTCATCAACAGAATCAGAActaatgtttccgtttcctttttggctCGCGTGGGTTCGCGATTACAGGTGACGCTCGAGGAGCAGATGATCTGCGGTGCGCTGCAGACGCTGAACGAGGACGCCTTTGAGGACGTGGTTAGCAGCGAGCGGCCCAGCCCGACCGGTGAGATGTTTAGCCAGTTCAACCTGGCGCCAATACGCGAGAGCTCGGAAATCGGTTCACCGCCGCGTTTCACTTACAATCTTACTAACCCAAACCTCGCCGCCCTGGCCACCAGCAATGGTACGCTGaatggcgacgacgatgcggcGGCAGGCTACGGTAATGAGGGAGACTGTGAGCTCCGCTTTCCGCTGCCTCGGTCCGTCGGCCACAGCCGCTCGCACAGCCTgcacgatggcgatggtggtgggttgACCAGCGTCGTGATCATTCCACCACCATCCATTCTTGCCCAATCGTCACCCACTGTTACCACAGGCACTGctaccaccggcagcatcaaCGACACTAAGCTCTAACTCATGGTGAATCGATTTGCCAAGCCGCTTGCAACCGCGGCACCCGGTTCCAGCATGCACCGGTTTGTCGTCGTTGTGCTGACTGTTGTTACTTCCGTTGTGTCGTGTGCTGTGCTGTAACTGCTGTTGTTTTGCCGTGGCTTTCGTAAAAACACCCTACACTCTCGCAAATCACCAGAGAGACGCAACGTGCACGCAAGGATCACTGACAAACGATACCAACCGATAGTGTAGGAGCGGCAGAGAAAGCGTAAGAAGTGAAGGAGTAGCACGCGAACAAAGTAAGAAGTATTGGTTTAATGGTTTCTCTTATCGAGGAAATCGGTACATCCAAAGTGATACTACAATTATTGCCACTATTACTAGCGAGTTTGTTTAGCGATTAGTTAGAATCGTGGAGGTAATCAAACATTCCCCTAGCAGAATTGATACCACTTCCCTTAGACGAATTGATAAATAATGTTAGGATAcaacaaaagtgaaacgagtcacaaacacacgcgcccCAAAACCACGTAGAGACCAATTTATGATCGTGTACTTAAAAACAAAGAGAACACCAGGTATAACGAACCGTTTTTCCTGGGAATTGTGTTAGAgttttttttgaaaaacattacCAATGATAAGCATAGTGAGAGAAACGTTGAACTGTTTAGGCCAATTGTATGTTTAGCTGTTTGAGAAAACTTGTTTCAATAAATCCACGAACCGGCTGTACAGAGAACCGAGAGGTGCGGGAAGATGTGTAAATCCTACAGAGTGTGACGTCTGATTTTTTTAGCTTTCATCGCATGCCATCCTTGAAACATTATTACCCATCGTTTCGTAtagtttttggcatttttcgtttgcaattgtttgccgttttgtcGTATCTTTGTggttgttcaaaaagtccctCAATGCACTCTACTAATACTGAATGCAATGCTGCTCTGCCAGGCAAGGAActattcgattcgatttgattcATTCCGTTCTTTTGGCTCCTGTCCAACCTATATCCAACCCTTTATCAGTATCAGTTTGCAGCTCTCCGATCCCGGTTCCAAAGCAGACGGCATCGATCCTCAAACCGACCGGCAGCATACGGAAGGGCGACGCGAAGCGTGTCACGATGTCGATGTACGATAGTGACGGAAATCTAACGCCCACCTTTGTCGAGGTGCTGAATGAGAAGTTAGCGAGCAAACCGAAGCTAACCGGTAAGTGAGCATCCTTCACGTGACATCCACCATTCGCCTCCGTTATCTCCATGATCGCAACTTCAACGTTTGTAGCCAAACCTCTCTCTTCAGGTCGAGTTGGCAAGTTGAGGTAATTTTGaatgtttgtgtgcgtttgtgtgtgtctgagtgtgtttgtgaattgcgaaaatattttgtaatttgGATTTAATATCCCAATGTTCGCTGTTTTTGCTGATCTCTCAAACCGTTGCAGTGAAAAGACAGTACAGCTTCATagaaccggaagcgaagaagTGACTCCTCCAGGAGGAGCACGATCGTTACGGAGATCGcagattgttttccatttctctaTTTTTAGCTAAGCACGGATTCGATAAAGGAACTGGAGTGATAAGGATTTTagtctttttcttttctgaaTTGTGGTACAGTCTTAAATGTAGGAAAAATAATCGTGAGCCAAGTAAAGGGAAGGGCCGCCCGTGTATGAGGTTCAGAAATACTCGCGTCTGATCCCCACAATATGCCCTTCTTGTAAATTGTTTGTAATagacacgaaaaaaaatgtttttcgatcgatttatcGAAAGTAGTGGCCAAacaattacattaaaaaacTCATCAAGGTGTTGCAGACATATCTACCGAGAGTGTTGGTTAAATTTAGGAATCCTTTCGCCAGGATCTATTTCGTGTTGTAATATATATTTCTCGAAAATATAATCTAATTTAGTGGACTTTTATGGAGTGGACTGTATTCAAGATAACTTCGATCGATAAATCGGGAGAACGGGCGATAGAGCTCCGATTTGGGGCTCTCTGGACCATTTAAAGCGAGAAGTTAGTGTCTTAGAAATGCCGTTTACCGGATAGTTCCGGACAGTTCTGTGCCCCTATTCCTATTGTTTTCAAACGCAATCTActgtatttattgttttataaGAGATAATATAGAAAAtcgttttgttatgtttcgtaatttacatttaatttctttatttGGAATCTTGAACCGTCTCGTCCGTCATCGCTTACGTAGTTTTCTTGCCAACCGACAGAAAGCCGGACGTGTTGGAGAAATACTTTGCGCCCGTTTCGCCCGTCGGTTTTTCCGCTGCCTGCGGATTGACGATCTCCAACCCCTGTAGTGGCGTGAAGGCAACACTGGAAGCCGTACCGGAGATGTGCTTCTTGACCGTCGTGCTGCCCCCCCAgacttgctgctgcttttgtAGGTTCTTCTGCAAGGTTTTGCTGATGCGCACCTTAGTCTTTTCGTCGATCTGCGGCAAACGGATTCTCCCGGTGCCCGTTTTTCCGATCGTCCCTCGTGTATAACCAAGATCCTCCTGGTATGCATCTTCGTCAATCTGTTTGAAAATGGAATTCACTTGCAGTGTCGTACCAGCGATAACTAAATCAAATGCGAAATACTTACATCGCCAAAGTTCATGCGGTTCGCTTGCTTACGGAACTCGGTTATGGCGTAACGTTCCTTCATCTTTCGAACGCGCTTTCCTCCTCGTTTCTTCTTGCCAccttcgatcggtttcggcaGAGGCTTGATGAACTTAACCGGGGGCGGTTCTTGCAGCTTGTCCAACTTCTTCTCTATGTCCTCCCGGAACCGCTGACCTATCTCGCCCAGATGACTTTCGTGGGAAGCATCGACACGTGCTGCCAGCGTACATTTGGCCGCCACTAGACGAGCAGCTTTGCGCCTCAGATCCGGTGCGGTGTCTTGCACAATGTCACAATAATAAACATATCCGGTGTGCGGCAGCATGGCCACTTTCGAGAAGCTAGAAAGAACGGCACCAAATGAGGTTCGTTTGATCCCGCCAGAGCCGCAAAACTGTAATACCTACCCGGagagtgtttttttctgcgccCCCAACACCTGTACGTTGCAGGCCGGCATTTTCGAAAGCTTTGTTAGTCCACCGGCCAAGCCCACCAGTTTGGCGGCCGTCGATGCGCCAACTATCATCGACATGTTCGGAGCGATGAAAGTCATCCGACTTTCGACGTATTCGAAAATCTTGCTTTTGAAATCGTTCAACTCTACCGCCATATCACAAGCTTCAAAGATCTGATCCAGTTCGTGTTTTTCCAACTTGGTCCTAAAATAGAGGAACACCAGCGTCAGATTGAAACGTGTTTTGGTCGAAACCTCAATCTTGCGCTTACCCTTGCGTTGTTGATGCCGTAACGGACACGATCATAATCGTAGCTTGCGTTATGATTTCCTGCAACCGTTCGTTATTCTTCGCCTGATCGAGATCATTACCCAGCTCACGGACACTTCTGATGTAGTCCATTTCTACCATGATGAGGGAATCGAGCTCCGGGAATCGTTTCTGATACTTATCTTTGACAAACCTGTGAATTGTTGCTGCAGGGTTTGATGGATAAAATGAGTTTCAGGATGCCAGTTGTTACAGGATCCAGGTGTTACTTACAGATCTCATTATCAATGTCCACCGCAATGTTATTGGCTTCCACTATCAGCTGATACTCTGGGTCCGATTCCACGTTACCAATCATCTCTTTTGTTGTACGCGGATTTTTTGCATACATCTCGATCTGCGACAGCACCTTGCCCAGTCGGTCCGAGTCGCGCAATTTGCAGATCTCTCGTATCGACGCCACCGAGACATTGATTTCCATCGGTTCATCCTTCACGTCGAATATCATGGCCTCTTCTTCGCCGTCCGAATCACGCTCACCATTATCGGCTGGAGCAGCAGATTTCGtttcttccttcgcttcgTCCAATTCTTCAACGTCGTCGTTGTCATCCTCCAGATCGGCCAGCAATTCGTCCGCGAGCGACATCCTTCAGAATGTTTTAATCTGGTCcttgaaatgataaaaaccGAGAATCTGCTGGTTTTTCGGTGCAATCTCTGCGATGCAAAGCCAGaaccggtttgttttgatctttttgacagctgtcatttTCTATAGCAGCCTACGCAAGCGATGTTTTTCATTCTGTCGAGTGTAATTCGATGTATTAAAGAGATCACAACATAACAACAATTCATAACAATAAACACACTTTTTCAAAGCCGGCCCAGGAAGTCGTACTAAAATGCGTCGAATAATAGCAAAAGCAATAGAAATACTACCTCGAGCAAACGCCAGTTCACACGCTCGTCACTGTTCAAAAGTCGCGGTTCCGGCAACGCAGCAAAGTGTTAAGCTCCGGCGTTACGAAGATGATTTGGCGAACGAATTCAATCAGTTACTCCGGGAGGAAAACCGATTCGTGCTTGAGCCTGTTCCGGATCCGTTGGCGGTCGAGGCATTTCCAAACACTCAGCCTTCTTTCAATTTTGCTGCGTACGTGAACAAATCGAACACACTGAAGCAGTTAGTTTCTCTCGGTGTTGAATTGCATAAACTAGAGAAGCGCAAAGGTATCGCCCAGTACGTGCTTCGATTGGATTTCGATCGTGACATGAGAGAGCATATCCGGTTTCTGTCCGACGCTGGTGTGCCCTCTGAGATGCTAGGAGAATTTATCACGAAAAACCCTCTCATATTCAAAGAGGAGCTAGAAAATTTGCAAACAAGGATCAACTACCTGTGTTCAAAGTGCTTCGTGCCCGAACAGATCACACGTATCGTCACGAAAAATCCGTTCTGGCTGATGTTCAACACAAAGCGCATAGATCGCCGCTTGGGATACTTTCAGAAAGCATTTCAGTTGGACGGTGGCGAGGTTCGAACCCTAGCGGCCAAGCAGCCGCGACTTATCACGTATAACATGGAACATGTCCGTAAGAACACCTTTAGCGTGCAGGAAGAGATGGGTTTCGAAAAGGACGAAGTAAAGCGGCTGTTGCTGGATAAACCTAGGATATGGATGACAAGTAAGTGATATGACCGTCTCAAGGACCCACGAAAAAAGAGTAATTAATCTCTTCAAACTGTAAACTTTCAAGACACGGAAGCGCTACAGCATCGCTTTGATTACATTCACCGCCAGATGAAATTGACGCACGCGGAAATACTGCAAACGCCCGACCTGCTGGTCACGCGTGTGTTTCGGATCAAACAAAGGCACGGGTTCCTCAAATTTCTTGGCAAAACGCAGTACAATCCCAGAAAGGAGCTTTATATTCCGCTAAAAACACTGGTCGCAGGGACGGACGAGGAGTTTGTGACAGAAATAGCCAAATCGAACATGGAATGTTACAATCTTTTCTTGAAAACACTTTAAACGCGCAAGCAGTGCTGCGGTTGGTCTATAGGTAGACAATAAAATCAGAGCAATTCGAAAAAGAGAATAATAAAAAGTATAGAGATTCAGTGTCCCCATTGTGTTGCGTGCTGCTCCATACGAGCATTAGCTAGCCTTGCCGAGCTCAATCTTGCGCTTTATCACGTGTATCGAAGTAAACAGCAAGGAATCGACAATGCCAGCTACCGTGAAAATGCCTCCAATTATAGCACACACGTTTGTCGCGAAGTGACCGAGGGAGCTAAAATAGAAAGAATCTTTAATGTTTTATCCAAAACATTAAGGCGGACTGAAGGACTTACTTCTGTTTTTCTGTATACTTCACCATCAGCGGGGAAAGCTCGTAATTGACGAATATTCCGGGCATCCCCGTTTCCCCGCTCATGGCCGTGACACTCTTTTGGTGTTTCGTGACCGAAAATTGATTCGTGTACAGAGTAGGTCCTTCCAATGGAACAAacattgttggaacgattttGATGTAATACTGGAACATCATTGCGCCTGAAACGAGAAAAGGGACGGcgcaattattattattccaTTTGA
The nucleotide sequence above comes from Anopheles bellator chromosome 1, idAnoBellAS_SP24_06.2, whole genome shotgun sequence. Encoded proteins:
- the LOC131205306 gene encoding kinase D-interacting substrate of 220 kDa, whose product is MFKSKHRSPGHEHHHQALNRCDSMGSLGHRTLLQYLETDDLAGMKTFLGTRQLQVDDRDENNTTVLMLACGRGASHFAKELLARGADVQAQDLDNWSALHFAAKAGHVDIVELLLENGAELEQRDMGGWTALMWSSYKGHTSVVALLLQRGADVQAHGNYHLNPLLWASGRGHTEIVRLLVNTGGAKVNVGDKYGTTPLVWACRKGKAEIVDILLKAGANVDTAGMYSWTPLLVSVSGGFQECVTLLLERKPNANALDKDGMTALSIACREGQTEIASALIGAGAYLNVQDRAGDTPLINAVKGGHRSVVEILMKRHVDVEIQGKDKKTALYTAVEKGHTAIVKLILQSNPDLELSTKDGDTPLLRAVRNRNLEIVQMLLERKAKVGATDKRGDTCLHVAMRARSKAIVEALLSNPKYGQLLYRSNKEGETPYAIDATHQKTILGQVFGNRRLNANEDSEGMLGYGLYSSALADVLSEPTLTTPITVGLYAKWGSGKSFLLAKLREEMKTFAHSWSEPPINASWLFFLICLHLAIVIGTVVGLATWSYIWGLSTAVTLLLLIYFLDILFKFLDRRYDLEWLYAVNHGMSRKLGRLRLILQVAFCHPPGPQNDQQPMPVRFHFAEASGAAPNGDAAMALMLASLFDAIEAHYGSLATGLYRAFRPRPLKANGGWKWRKMCCMPVVIMFELGILGILATASLSIIYSEHELEGREEIAVTIYVLLGFLLAGAIANLHAWSKLIGALFMSQGKHLKRAFSSNEAAPLTALGAEVSLMADMVRCLDAFTSQQSRLVGVVDALDSCDTERTLTILNAIQTLLSGPQRPFVLLLAVDPHVIAKAAEANSRRLFTEGGIGGHDFLRNLVHLPVYLQNSGLRKVQRAQNTALNAYRRAMPDMGREDDQPTGSHLGHSASARRLSNASEIMSSQEKLRAMPSSSRGGSKKLRVSDSIASSIGSNLHKLGQNPPMDLSKIILTDDYFSDVNPRSMRRLMNVIYITVRLLKAFQIEFSWYRLSSWINLTEQWPLRASMIVLEHDQAGDSIDDTVSLQTVYDKVRPKLTCLREAVALLDLDRDERKLDAFLQLHKSDLLVSDLRIFLPFTINLDPYLRKVLKEDQQAMEDEGIIIPMKSVSGSLLNETLPGRLIVERNEHDQHSMASAGVPGAPGKAKGGSLHQKSLNSMTPPPIDIDLSNVQLSSLTVEQLIDLLGQVSDLKPAMERTGPILRENSISGRVLMYCNLDELKSVLQLSFGHWEMFKLLITALRESNKTSQPPPPRKLSKTTSFAKGTGDSLELQDPHTQPTTPFGSASSSFQPIRQKSQNLLEKQQPAKVHDYEYLQVTLEEQMICGALQTLNEDAFEDVVSSERPSPTGEMFSQFNLAPIRESSEIGSPPRFTYNLTNPNLAALATSNGTLNGDDDAAAGYGNEGDCELRFPLPRSVGHSRSHSLHDGDGGGLTSVVIIPPPSILAQSSPTVTTGTATTGSINDTKL
- the LOC131216276 gene encoding U4/U6 small nuclear ribonucleoprotein Prp31; translation: MSLADELLADLEDDNDDVEELDEAKEETKSAAPADNGERDSDGEEEAMIFDVKDEPMEINVSVASIREICKLRDSDRLGKVLSQIEMYAKNPRTTKEMIGNVESDPEYQLIVEANNIAVDIDNEISTIHRFVKDKYQKRFPELDSLIMVEMDYIRSVRELGNDLDQAKNNERLQEIITQATIMIVSVTASTTQGTKLEKHELDQIFEACDMAVELNDFKSKIFEYVESRMTFIAPNMSMIVGASTAAKLVGLAGGLTKLSKMPACNVQVLGAQKKTLSGFSKVAMLPHTGYVYYCDIVQDTAPDLRRKAARLVAAKCTLAARVDASHESHLGEIGQRFREDIEKKLDKLQEPPPVKFIKPLPKPIEGGKKKRGGKRVRKMKERYAITEFRKQANRMNFGDIDEDAYQEDLGYTRGTIGKTGTGRIRLPQIDEKTKVRISKTLQKNLQKQQQVWGGSTTVKKHISGTASSVAFTPLQGLEIVNPQAAEKPTGETGAKYFSNTSGFLSVGKKTT
- the LOC131215780 gene encoding transcription termination factor 3, mitochondrial, whose product is MRRIIAKAIEILPRANASSHARHCSKVAVPATQQSVKLRRYEDDLANEFNQLLREENRFVLEPVPDPLAVEAFPNTQPSFNFAAYVNKSNTLKQLVSLGVELHKLEKRKGIAQYVLRLDFDRDMREHIRFLSDAGVPSEMLGEFITKNPLIFKEELENLQTRINYLCSKCFVPEQITRIVTKNPFWLMFNTKRIDRRLGYFQKAFQLDGGEVRTLAAKQPRLITYNMEHVRKNTFSVQEEMGFEKDEVKRLLLDKPRIWMTNTEALQHRFDYIHRQMKLTHAEILQTPDLLVTRVFRIKQRHGFLKFLGKTQYNPRKELYIPLKTLVAGTDEEFVTEIAKSNMECYNLFLKTL